CAGACCCAATCCTTCCAGCATGGACGTCTGCGAGAGCAGAATCAATAGCCATAATGACCGAATTGGATTTGGGTGCTGTAGCTAAATAAATTGTCGCCTGAGCTAGTGGGATACGAGCTTCTGGCATTCCAATTAACTGTGCTGCTTCGGCAGCTGCTACTGCTATTTGTAATGCCTGGGGGTCAGCCATGCCAATGTCTTCACTGGCATGAACAATAAGTCTACGGGCAATAAAGCGTGGGTCTTCCCCAGCAGCAACCATGCGGGCAAGATAGTGCAATGCAGCATCAACGTCTGAACCACGAATCGATTTAATAAAAGCACTAGTAACGTCATAATGCTGATCCCCATCGCGATCATAACGCACAACTGCCCGATCAATATTTTCGGCGATCACTTGTGTAGTTATTATTTGACCATCAGCAACTGCTTCAGCGGTAGCTTCCAAATAAGTCAACGCACGGCGAGCATCACCTGAAGCTAATACCACCAACTGGGCTAATGCTTCATCATCTATTGTGACGCGGTCATTTAATCCACGTTCATCCTGTACTGCACGGAGAATAACCTCTTTAATATCCTCTGGGCTCAGTGAGGTTAATTGCAATAACAATGAACGCGAAAGCAATGGCGCTACCACTGAAAAAGAAGGGTTCTCCGTGGTAGCTGCAACTAAGAGTACAATCCGATTTTCTACTGCTGCAAGCAGTGCATCTTGTTGAGTTTTAGAAAAACGATGTACCTCATCAATAAAAAGAACTGTTTTTTGTCCATGAATAAATGCTTTTCTTGCTTCGGCAATAACCTGCCGTACTTCTTTTACTCCAGAACTTAGTGCAGAAAGACCTACGAAATTATGTCCAGTAGCAGTAGAAATAAGACTGGCCATCGTTGTCTTACCAGTTCCCGGTGGTCCATAAAGGATCACCGATGCTTCCCCAGAACCTTCAACAAGCCGACGCAGTGGTTTACCTGGGCCAAGTAAATGAGATTGTCCTACAACCTCTTCTAAGCTACGTGGTCGCATACGCGCAGCTAAAGGTGAATGTGTCCCACCACCAAAAACATCCGTATTGGTTGTGGTTTCCTCTGTTATCCTCTGGCATGGATCGTCGAAAAGCCCTTGATCAGGCAAGAAAACTCCTTAAAGTATTAGCTATCAAGTACGTCAACCATCCTGCGGGCAAACTGTGCAACTGCCGGCAGTTTAGTATCGGAACCCCTAGCAGCAAAGCGCTCAATGCTTTCAAACGTTTCTACTAGATCATTACGCACTAAAACTAATTCTTCGCGGGAATCATCTGTGGTATCAAAGAGTTGTTTACTGGCATCCGAAAATTGTGTAAGCAGGTCATCAGTATCAAAATCATCAGCCTGGCGTTTAATATAGTCATCTTCGAATGTGTCGCCTACTAGCCCAGCAAGCATTAAAGTTATTGAAGAAAATGCCCAACCGATCATTGCAGTAGTAATACGAATATGCAAACGGGTGAGATTATTAACATTCGGCCAAATTTTACCGACCTCATTGACCCAGGAATCAATAAAAACATCTGCTTCATCATCTTGGATCGGACGAGAGAACAAAAATTGCGGGAAACCACAAATAACGCACGCAATATCAAAGGTGGCATCTCTAAAACCAGCCGATTCATAATCTAAGAAATGCGTGCGTTCGGCAACGATAATATTATCTGGTGAAAGATCAAAGGGAGTAAATGCTCGGTGCTGACCATAAAACAACCGACGAGCAGAATTTTTAGCTAAGTCTTTTACAATCTGCGGCACTTC
This DNA window, taken from Corynebacterium kutscheri, encodes the following:
- a CDS encoding replication-associated recombination protein A, which codes for MTEETTTNTDVFGGGTHSPLAARMRPRSLEEVVGQSHLLGPGKPLRRLVEGSGEASVILYGPPGTGKTTMASLISTATGHNFVGLSALSSGVKEVRQVIAEARKAFIHGQKTVLFIDEVHRFSKTQQDALLAAVENRIVLLVAATTENPSFSVVAPLLSRSLLLQLTSLSPEDIKEVILRAVQDERGLNDRVTIDDEALAQLVVLASGDARRALTYLEATAEAVADGQIITTQVIAENIDRAVVRYDRDGDQHYDVTSAFIKSIRGSDVDAALHYLARMVAAGEDPRFIARRLIVHASEDIGMADPQALQIAVAAAEAAQLIGMPEARIPLAQATIYLATAPKSNSVIMAIDSALADVHAGRIGSVPPHLRDGHYEGAKKLGNAVGYRYPHDHPSGVITQRYIPEELDAALYYDPSDHGQEKRIQEYIGRLRNIVRGNP
- a CDS encoding phosphotransferase — protein: MSTTENKSAMSEQSTSEIITIAEDLLSQRFGGTQQLSDVESLNGSGIATVLRARVAPSPFLQQRSVVIKYMPPTGLLVDDTAIVREIAAYQFTTSLSEEVRPGPVLLAHDADKSIVVITDSGDGDTFFDLLDTDDAELRISILRNLGEALGKMHADTASKEEDFLILLKRMLHKYPEAAKVNAFREAFLVRAIDVGQHIIEQQGIEVPQIVKDLAKNSARRLFYGQHRAFTPFDLSPDNIIVAERTHFLDYESAGFRDATFDIACVICGFPQFLFSRPIQDDEADVFIDSWVNEVGKIWPNVNNLTRLHIRITTAMIGWAFSSITLMLAGLVGDTFEDDYIKRQADDFDTDDLLTQFSDASKQLFDTTDDSREELVLVRNDLVETFESIERFAARGSDTKLPAVAQFARRMVDVLDS